GTCAGGACTACAGACATAAGGGCTTCACATTAGCTGCCAGATAAGTTCCCAGATCAGGACTGCTACCCTGCAAATACACAGCTAACAGCTATGCTGGGAAAATGGctgaaaatatttaataaagaccaattgaaaaaaaagttttttgctcTAGTCTTTAAGTCTACAAAATACATCTTCAAAAAGTACAGGAGCTGACATAAGTAGATATTAGTACACTCACTATACAGAATATGAAAAAATAATTGGTTCAAGACAAGAGCTACAATGCCAATTATATATCATGATATAGCTACTATGCAGTAAGGTGAATATGGGCCCTGGTGCTTGAGAGAGTCCAATAATACCTAATACTAGTACTGTAAAGAGGTTATGATGGTGTTTAATGTGGTCATAGCTCTCTTactatacaaatgaatacaaatgTACTTCTTGATAATTCCTACAGAGTGTGAAGTGATTGACTCATGAAGCTTATGAAGTAGTACAGATATTACACCACGGCCAAGGAACTGTAAGCTACTGCTCTATTCTTAAGTATCATATAGTAGCATCATTGCCCCAACCACTGGATAGAAGTCACATGACCATTATGGCCTTTGTCCTAATTCAATATAATACCTGAATTGTTATGTAACAGTGTTATTTGACTGTAAGCAATGATGTGTCTTCATAAAAACATAATTGTCAGCATTTGTAATGTCGAATGCCATATTATGGAGCTACTCTTCTAGGGAAAATATTTTTGACATATATACATTCACCAGgttataggcctctttcacacgggcatcatatttttggcccggataagaggcgggtgcgttgcgggaacacccgcgatttttctgcgcgaatgcaaaacattgtattgcgttttgcactcgcgtgaaaaaaattgcgcatgtttggtacccaaacccgttcagtgttctgtagattgtattattttcccttataacatggttataagggaaaataatagcattctgaatacagaatgcatagtaaactagcgctggaggggttaaaaaaaaataaaaaaatttttaactcaccttagtccacttgatcgcgaagcccggcacctccttctgtatcctttgttgaataggacctgtggtgagcattaaatacaggtaatggacctttgatgatgtcactccggtcatcacatggtacgtcacatgatcttttaccatgattcaccatggtaaaagatcatgtgacgtaccatgtgatgaccggagtgacgtcatcaaaggtcctttacctgtatttaatgctcaccacaggtcctattcaacaaaggatacagaaggagGTGCCGGgcttcgcaatcaagtggactaaggtgagttaaattattttttattttttttaacccctccagcgctgttttactatgcattctgtattcagaatgctattattttcccttataaccatgttataagggaaaataataatgatcgggtctccatcccgatcgtctcctagcaaccgtgcgtgaaaatcgcaccgcatccgcacttgcttgcggatgctatgcgattttcacgcaccccattcacttctatggggcctgcgtcgcgtgaaaatcgcacaatatagagcatgctgcgattttcactcaacgcacaagtgatgcgtgaaaatcaccactcatgtgcacagccccatagaaattaatgggtcaggattcagtgcgggtgcaatactttCACCgcatgcatcgcacccgcacggaaaactcgcccgtgtgaaaggggccatagagtTGCATGGGACTCCATGTGAAGCCATATAATTTCtgacttgtgcatgaggcctaactgagacattggggagcacaatgcAGAGGTGCTTGTCTGCCTATGCATGTCCAAATAGCGATAGATCTCAATGTATGTATGAAACTTAAACATATAATTACTGTATGGGTGTGCATAAGTAGACAAACACATGTGCTGCATATAAAGTGGTCTTAGGGACCATCAGAGCTGTTGACAAATTCTTCATAAACCCTATGTAAAGCTTTGCTCCTGCCTtattcttgttttatatgtagtagtGTTCCACTGACAGTATCTTAACCAGTCAAATTCTGAAGAAGGTACAAAATAAACTTTAAAATGTATGAATacctatataaaaataaattgttggGCATTGTTTACTGCTGGCACGACTTTCAGCTGCAGGATGCATATGTGGGTGTAGGTCTATTCTGAGAATTTCTAAAGATAACTATCACGGCACACCAAACTACTGAATCTACTTATAAAATTGGCAATAGGCATATGACAAATATTGTATAGAACATTACTCAATATATTAATATAATATGTAGTCCCTAGTCACATTTTACTTTAGGAAATGTTAGCTGGTAGAAATGCATTTCATTTCAGGTTAATCACCCTTATTTTTTCTAGGGGGTTTCATGTAAGAATTATAAAAGAAGCTGCAGAAAAGAATAAAGTAGCTTAAGTACATCAGCGTTGACCAGAAAATGTTCTCCAATTTGCTTGAGCATATCCCACTTTGCATCCATTTATACACAAGGACATTGACTAAAGTGCCCATAACCATTTGTAAGATCTGGGTGAATGTGATGAACATGGCACATGGACGTGGCACGTGAATTCCTGCAGCACGCAGTGTATAATAAGAATACATGAAGGCATGGACAGTGTAGTTCATGGTCATGAACCAACCTCCTCCAGCTACCGTATCTTTATACGTGTACCAAGAGTAGAGCAACACAGTGATGTGATGATACCAGTGAAGGAAAATTAGCTTTTGCTTGCGTAGGACAATGAACAAAGTGTCACCTGTGAAGAAAGGGAGAAAATGTTAATCTATAATTTAATAAACGAAACAAATTGTAGCAGAATCGACCTGATCTATCTACAAATCAATGTTTTTGTGTGCGAGCTGACCAACCAGAACGGTCCCATAACCCATTGTCTGTTTTTCTTAGAACcacgcaacaacaaaaaaaacttttcgtctgctactgggcaaaaaccatttgtcctacacTAAATTGAGTGTGTGGATTACAAATCTGAAGTCAGAATTATTGTAACactcacaaaattttgctatgcacaagtatgcctaaatgaattaagcacttagAAAGCATTGAACAATTTTtgacagaacgagttttactccaacaattacctgatctacatcaaagtttgcatagtaaacagtgtatgaaaatgtaatggaataacaaaatttcaaaaagtctcatttttcagtttaaaagtcttacttgagcaaggcccagtactgttaaaagtgcttcaggcatctgcttttgcatttgtgaacggttatattttcccgttgcaaaaaacagtagtagtcccccatcatgttgggattctagcagccttgatacctgttctcccttgtagaaatatctttatggaaccgctctccatgttcgtcacttacgtgtcccaaattgggtgggaaaaagtcaagatgggaatgtaagaaatgcactttcaatgacattcggcagccaagttgttcatatgctgcaagcatgttgtctactaattcagcatagtttgcagcttgtCTGTTcctaaggaagttctgcactgctagcacaaatgcatcctaaGATTCAAGACGCAGGCTTTGCATGTATTTAACCCTTTAAGAACCTCCgcggtacatgtacggcggaagtcCAGTCCTCAAACATGGCACCctctcgcacgtgcagcgggcaccatagccgccgggtttctaCTATTTTAAATATCAGAGACCCacagcacatgtatgcgatcagccataaggctgatcgtatACATTTTTCCTTTCAGAtgcgtggtcaaatgtgaccacggcatctgtgcAGTCCGGAAGTGGAAGTCGCTCATTTCTGCTCCAGTAACAGCGTTCCccagctgagatcggggaacctgttacattgatctaataggctgaagcctcaagcaggcttcggtgcttattagatgactataccaatacatcACTAGGTGGTAGCATTGTATTAGTATAGtacaaatgaagtgttcaatggtgtctatatagacatcaatgaacacaataggcaatctaatgattgccagttattgtcacccaaggtgacttaaaaaaagtttttgcaaataAAACCCccactttccttaaaataaaaatatttaaacaataaaaaaaataaacatcatgggcatcgccgcgtgcaaaaatgcccatactattaaaatataacaatattaatggcatacggcaaatggtgtaatgggaaaaaaaataaaaactgccaatttgccatattttgtcacttcaactacccaataagttttttttttttttaagtgatcaaaaagttgcacacactTCAAATGGGTATCACTAAAAAGAACAGatcagccccgtacacataactacaaaaaagttataggggtcaggaaATAgttttttcctcaaaggttttaattattttttcagtattaaaacacaagaaaaagggtactgacctgtagaataaagataacaggtcaattttactgcatagtgtacagtgtaaaaaagaaaaacctttatcagaattgcgtttttttctaattctaccccatttggatttttttccccgcttcctactacatggtatgcaacagtaaatggtgccattagaaagtacaacttgtcccgcaaaaaataagccctcataaggctatgtgaatggaaaaataaaaaagatatgactatgggaaggtgggaagtgaaaaacgaaaatgcaaaaatggaaaattctagggtccttaaggggttaaaatcttgaCGTGTCAAGCATATTTTGAGTTCATATTTGCAATCAGcgtgctcattttagtataaatcacgttTTTCTCtgagtagcaaaatcattgttgtgtGGTGGGGGGTAGCATAATATAGAATGGGCTACTTACAAGCAACCCCTGTgatttgtttaaagggaacctgtcatcaacgctATGCTGCCCCCACTCAGAGCAGCATAAAGTTATGACAGATGcactgatttcagtggtgtgtcatTAATGAGCTGAAAGTAAGTGGTTGACGAGAACCAGCATTATAACTATTGCAGtataggccttgaaaagagtcaaatctaccggAGAAGAGTAAGAGTTATCCATAAGCCACTGCTCTCCCCACCCATCTGGTGATGACTGACAGTTTTCTCCCtagaagagaactgccaatcatcaccAGATGGGTGGAGGGAACAAGAGCTTATGAATAactctgactcttctcaggtagatttgactcttttcaagacctgtgctgtaatgattatgatgctggttctcggcaaccccTTACTTTTAGCTCCTGAGTGACACACTCCTGAGTGACACAAATGTGCTAGGATGGCACTTCACATGACTGCTAGTGGAGTGCTAGTGACATGCCCTTCAAGGTCATGTGGTGATGACCACTTCCAATCTGGTTTGGAACGAGACAGTGGCACTATAACTATGGGACTACGGACAGGTGGTGGGACATAGCTTTTGACCACTGGGGTTGTTGGCTACtaggtcagacaacccctttaagtacaagaTTAACTTTCAAGCAAGGGTTCACAACCTGCAGCCTGGCGGCCACATGTGGCCCGCAATGGCATTCTGTGTGGCTTCCAGCCATCTGGTCACAGATAAGAGGAGAGGCACACGGCAATGAAGCAGAGATGCCAGTATATATTGTCACAGAGGGGTCACCTGACCCCTATGTGAAACTTTAGAAAGAAGTAGATGAGGAGGAGTCGGGGCCATGCAATTTTCATTGTAGTTCATGGGAGTAGAGAAACACTTGGCTCATTTCATCAATATATGAGGATCAGGATGAAGAGATGCATGCGTGGTCTTTTCCTTTGTAAAGTAGGAATCCTAAAAGTGTAAACATTTCATCGGATATCTGTAGCATATATTTTCAATAGGCCAGAAATTTCTCAGATGGTAATGTCCCTTTAAGTACTAATACAGCCCTTGTGATTGGTTCATGctgaaaatgtggccctgggagcAGAGTAGATTGTGCATCCCTTAAAGTCAACCAACCTTAACGTAGAAATACAAgaaatgtttgtttttatttcatttgtttCACCCTAGATCAATGCCAGTTTTGATGGTCTTGATTGACTGGTCTGTCTGCATTCTTCAAATAATGTAGCACTTTGCTTTCTGAGACATCAAATGATATAACACCCCCCATCTTTAGAATAAAGCAAGCCATTTTTATGATGTCTGAGTAAAATCACATatttgtcatcttttttttttcatgattcatcatttttttaagtTCTTACTTACTTTGCCCGTATGCTCAGGGTGATGACCTTTATGGCTGCTATGACTATGTTGTTTTCCACATTTGATACATTCCTAATGATGGAATGTGATCGAGATCGAGATCAACCCCCATGTACAGTACACAGTCTCTGTGGAAATACTATATAGTCACGAGCCTACAAGTTTTTACTCTGAAGTGGTGTTCAGCTTGACTGGGCTCTAGAAGTCATCCACTTTAAACTCgcagttacagatgtagcagtcctCATCTTGATTTCTAAAGTGTTAAGCAAACAATGCAAAGAAACGTAGAATTTACTTTTTCAGTGGTCTTTCAAGTCTAgagctgctacatctgtacttgctTTTCTTTCCATCAGCATAATTTTTGGGAATGAAAAGCACATTTAGAGGAGTAAAAAGGTCTGATGAGAAAGATCATTTTACCACTGACTTAAAAGCCATGAACTTACCAAGCTCAGGAACTTTACTGAGGGCGAAGGCGTATGCCCAAAACTTGCTAACAGGCCCAATATAAAAACCGCGGTCACAGACAGATTGCTTGAACCCATTGGAAAGGAGTATGTTGCACATGTACCAACCAGTGCGGATTGCCCCAATGATACTGAAAACAGAATATTAAAAGCAAGAGTCACATCATCCATTCAGCCATTCTTGTTCATATGTTGTGCTTATATAGCCACCATCATATACTTCAGCGCTGTACAGAGATTGCCAACATGCTCATCAGTCAGCACCTTCACAGTACAGAGTAACAAGTGCTTCTGTGGAGGGAGAAACCTAAAGGGGTTGCTGTCCTTTGCTATTGATAGATCAGCATGACTTACCCTAGCAATGTACCAAAAGGAcgaatttaaatatataaaaaaaaaacatttagtaagaaACATTCTCATTTTTCTTTTTAGGAGTATTCTGTTTGGTCCTCAGGCTCAGACTAGCCCGCAGGGGAACTAGGGAATCCttgggtgggcccctgagcacgGTGGGTCCCTAGTCCCAcagcccctgcacaagtggcacagtaGACTCACTACACTACATATAGAAATTCAGCATACAGCATCTCAGACAACTTATGTTCATGTAAAAACCTGGATAGATTATGTAACAAAGTacctagtttattattatagatgcatctggtggctgagatgacGTCTAGGCTAGAATCAGGCTAGCCTTTACCCTCTTTCCCTAGGGACCTGCCCTTTCAAAGTCACCGCAGGGACCCCATCATCAATCATCCTGTagtgtcttgctgctgctgcaggTAGTATTTGCGTGGACATGCACCCTAAAAAGCCATGCATCTAGGTGTTCATCACATAACCAGGGCAGATTTTATCCAAtggaagtaaaaaacaaaaacaaagcaaTTTGATCATTGAGTGCTAGGATGGTTgaattgttggattgttggaccAATGACAGCTGATacaatttttaaagaattttaacATGTATATTGCAATACACTTGATAATGAAATCATCCTGTGACCATTACATCCTAAAAAGTTAAAGCTGATTGTGACCAATGATAATTATTCCTGGGATACTGTCGCTACACCTCACTATCATTGTTGCACTGAACATATGTTGTACTCTAAAAGACAGACAGCACCACTAAATTATTTATCTGGATCTTTTGTCTCAGAACAATATAGTAAGGCAATGAGTTGTGAAACAAAACGTGTAGGTTTCCACTGGGTGCAGCATACAGGACAGTCAATATCCAGAACAAGACTCTCAGATAACACAATGACTTGAAACCAAAAGCACAGGCCTCTACTATAACTCCGAATGTCTTTATTTTCATATGGAGAATGGAGGACTTCTCTGCCAGGGGTAAGTGGCTCCAAAGGCAGCCTCAAATGGGTTGTTTTCTACTGAGCCTTTAGATCCACTATGGTATCAAAGCCTGGACCCACGGGAGGGTCCTCTGATACTCGGGTGGGCCAGTCTGATGTGTATAGAGCTATTCTCACCTATAAGCATTGCCTATCTCCATACGTATACCACCCGACAGTCTACATGGCCATGTATAGAGGCTGTGCAGCTCTATTAACTACAGTACAGGCTCTGTGCACTTAACTGTTAGGTTGGATTCACATCTTTGGTACCTTCCTCTCAGACTCTATAATGAAGCTAGAAAAAACTGCACAATATTTTCCAGTAAAATTATAGAAACCATgacagaaacccaacagacccctaaaggctgggttcacatctgtactattatttctatttttctgttattttcatttttttatgtctATAAAGTAACAATATAAATTACAATGGCATCTGATGgatcctattgactataataagTGGTTTTCCATCATGGTTTCCATCATGATGTCAAACAGAAATTCTCTACACCTGCCCTGAAGCCAGCTGACTTCAAAGAaaatctatacacagaggtccattgtaagtcaataggggcAAGAGCAGGAGTGATTGTGAAATACCGAACACTAATGCAGCTCCATAATGGATTATCTGGAATACATTACAAGTATCAGATAGACATGGGCTGGAAGGGAACATCATCAGTTCATTGTAAGACAAATCATGGACATCAACATCCAAAAAACAACTCACCTGAATATTGCAAGGGTAAAGGACCAAAGGACCAAAGGCCTGCGCAGTTCAAACCCTCTCCTTTGTTTCATGACACGCTGTGCTCCAAATATCACAGCAGCGTATAGAAGTGAGAAAAAGAAGGACTTACTCCTGTAAGAGAAGAGCATTGGTTACAAAAGTCAAAGCGAAAACTAGAACTGAATACAAGAGCATCAGAGGGTAAAATAAAGCAAACCATATTCAATATGATCTTCAGAAGATTGAACTCCAATTCAGGTCCATTTTTAACATATAGTAAAAATGCTTTTAGGCATGTGCAAGGCTTAGAAACGGCCAGAGGAGCAAGAGTTTTTGCACCACTGGACATTTTTAGCACTCAAAGTTGGTTGAAATCATTAGTTGACAACCAGATGGCGACACATTCTTAGTTTCTTCCACCACAACTGTTCTATTTCCTGCACATTATCGTATCATGGAGCTATTCTCTCCAAAGCAGTTATATGCAAAGGTACAGTTGTGTCTCATAGAAGTCTACGGGTATCACAACAAGCCTCTGTATAAGATGTATGATATATAAGGCCTTATTCTATAATAGGATACTGTACAGAGTCTTATAGCTGCACCCAGCTCTATTATGTGCATGTGGTGATAGTTGTTGTGGGCACATTGGTATATGGATGATATACTATATAATATCTCATTCAACATATCATCTATTATCTTATTTATCTGGAACATGTGCATTATTTGTGTACGCAGAGCTACAATACTAACACATAGGAGGAGATGCCGTATATCAGAACTGGTttaaaaggaaaactggcttagttgctcatagcagccaatcagattctacctttcattttccaaaggagttgtgaaaaatgaaaggtgggatctgattggttgctatgggcaactaagccagttttcctttacaccacttttgataaatccccccataGTCTTCAGATAAGTAAAGTCAgctttataaaaatgtatatatataaatctgtTATTTGGGAGTGTCCATGTCATTGCTCAATATGTTTATTGATGCAGAATTGAAGCAGAACATGTTTGCTACAAGACTAGGGGATTGAGTTATCAAAACTGGGGCAAAGGAACACTggtttagctgcccatagcaaccaatcagagtgacCCTTTCATTTATCAGAGGAGCGCTGAaaaaggaaaggtggaatctgattggttgctatgggatacTAAGCCAGTTTAccttttataccagttttgataacatTTCCCCTATGTGTCATGTAAGGCTGAGGCACAATTTTATACCTGATGCAACACAACGGCTACAATATTTAGAGCCCTGAAAGATTTTGTTCAACTTTCTtccctcccactttattaattgtAAGTCTGTAACATCACAAGACATTTCTCATTGGCCAGCACAAGTATGCATGAAGCTCCAgctttagggcttatgcacatggtaAAGCCCATTGAGAGTCCATGAACCTCTGTATAGACCCCTGTAAGGGTATATTCACCCCACATTTTCAGTGTACGTTTGGCTTATGTACGTGGGAGGCATGTACGTACAAATGTATCTATAGGCCCCTATTCACCCAACAAAGACTAATAGAGTGTCTTTTTGGCCTCTGTTGGTCTTGTATCAGGATacctttttttttgctgtatagaaTGGTGTTGCTGAAAACACTGTTCTATATGGAGACTTCATTAATAAAAAGTATACTGCATACTATATATTATTTTCAACATGGCAACTTATGTGCAACATACGCCAGTGTCTGCTTATACTATGACATATGTCAGAGGCAGCCGGCAGAAAATCCTCCCAATTTATACTTCTAATCTACTATGCAAGCGCATTGTGAATTCACCCTAAGCCACCATAACTTCCTCTCGAAGCAATAAAGCAAAGCAAATTCCATATGAATTAATTAGAAAAATGTCCAAAAAGTTCCAAAAATGAAGGTAACATTTTGGGCCCATAGAACTCAGCATCACATAATACAGCACACATTCCAAACTAtggtcatgtacatgaggcctcATAGTATTCTTGTATTCTGGAGTGAGTGGCGTAAaaattcaaaaagttgcaaaattttcgtgcaaaaagttgcaaagcccTATTTTGCGAGATTTTTAAGCCAGAGttctggagtgcagggcttgTTAAATTTGCCCTACAGGATCCTTGCACAGAACAGGGAACTATACATCTATTGCCAGCATACTCATATGAATATGAATATACCAAGAACCAACTGTGCCAGTCACCTGGCAAATATATGACGCATTGCTAGTGAAAGCTGCTGTGTACACATTTAAATAGGCAAATTCAACAGTGAAAATCTGAATGGCACAATGGAAGAGATCTTTGTACCCAGAAGACGTATGCTACAGAATATTCTAGAGCATTCTCAGAACTATGGGAGTGGATGGAATTTGTCAGTCAGGAATTTCCTGAAAAGAGTCACTTTCTCTGATGCTGCTATAATTCAATGATAGAGAAGACTGCTGTATTTCAATCATTTTTCATGGCAAAATTCTACCACTGGTCTCCAACCTGCTGctttctgttgtaaaactacaaatcccagcatgccacATTCTGAGAGTTCTTGTTTTATAACAGATGGCTTGTTTGCATCTGTTTGGGGAGCAACAATATATTATGTTTTTACAAATCCATCATATATAATATTgctttcatttaaaggggttatccgacccctgaaatcccccccccccccacccactgcCCAGGatcctcacacacaatgtacttacctcgctctccGGCAACAGCATCGCTCCCGATGCTGGCactgccgctgctgcatctccccgttgcgcGGATTAAAACATCCGGCATCGGGGGGCAGCCAACAGCAGGCGGTGATgtggatgagcctccctagcgtcacctgcgatTCTAGGGAGGCTTGTTTCCGTCACCGCCTGCTATGGGCTGCTCCCCCTGACACTGGATGTgtttgaggggcccgggcatatggggggggggggcatttcaggggtcagatgacccctttaagactactttcacacatgcggtAAGGCTATCCGGCAGCaccagtttttgtctggccgaaatCCGGCACTCATACCAGAGACcttctggatcccattatagtcaaaggagtCTGGTGGTCCTCTGCCAGAATAGCCTGCCGTATAGCTTTACtacaggtgtgaaactagccttagagttATATATGTTTTATGGCTCATGCACTGGGCACTGAGCCCGTATAGCAGCGCACAGAGCTCCGTCTTCCAGGCTCCATTGAACTCCTCATGGACCATTATGAAAACCTGTCCACACCTTTGTAGACACATACCAATATGGCCATGCACAAGAGCCATTATTCACATAATTCATA
The sequence above is a segment of the Bufo gargarizans isolate SCDJY-AF-19 chromosome 6, ASM1485885v1, whole genome shotgun sequence genome. Coding sequences within it:
- the ELOVL3 gene encoding elongation of very long chain fatty acids protein 3; amino-acid sequence: MEGHNASVILLQAYDFEKRFDDQEAIQWMQENWSKSFFFSLLYAAVIFGAQRVMKQRRGFELRRPLVLWSFTLAIFSIIGAIRTGWYMCNILLSNGFKQSVCDRGFYIGPVSKFWAYAFALSKVPELGDTLFIVLRKQKLIFLHWYHHITVLLYSWYTYKDTVAGGGWFMTMNYTVHAFMYSYYTLRAAGIHVPRPCAMFITFTQILQMVMGTLVNVLVYKWMQSGICSSKLENIFWSTLMYLSYFILFCSFFYNSYMKPPRKNKGD